Genomic DNA from Pseudomonas fluorescens:
TTCGGCAGCTCGGCAGTTTTTTCCGGCAGGTCGGTCAGCAGCAGGGTCTTGTCCACCGTGGTCAGGTGCCCGGCTATCGCCTGGTACAAGCCGACGAACTCGCTGTTGACCAGCACGAAGCGGTCCTCGGCGTGGTTCATGGTGTAGACGATCTGCTCCGGTGACAGGCGCACGTTGATGGTGTGGATCACCGCGCCGATCATCGGGATCGCGAACATGCATTCCAGGTAGCGATGGCTGTCCCAGTCCATCACCGCCACGGTATCGCCAGCCTTGACCCCCGCCTCGGTCAATACGTTGGCCAGGCGCGCGACCCGTTCGATCAGCGTCGGATAGCTGTAGCGCAACTGGTCGCGGTAGATGATCTCGCGGGTTTTCTCGTAACGCGTACCGGACATCAGCAGCCGCTTGATCAGCAGCGGGTATTGATAGGCGCCTTCGGCTGGGGGAATAACGCGAGTCTGCAACATAAGAGTCCCTTTTCTGACTGCACGGTCTTGGCTGGAAGCAAGCACTCTAGAGCGCTTGTACACAGATCAAATCAGCCAAAGGAATGATTTGATCCGCGCGCAAATACTAGCCTTGAGCCATCTAGCCCCCAGGTTTCGCAAGCATGGCGCAACCAAACCTTGTCTCATCGGGATCCAACAGCGAGCACAAGTATCACGCTTGTTACAAAAACCTGCGGGGAAATGCCCTGGCAGGTCTCCAGCATGCCACCACTTTTTGACAGAAAATGTCGATCGTGGCCCCTTCCATCCGCGTGGAAGCGATCAAAGGACAGCGCGCAACGGTCAATGCGCTTCGGTAAACGCCAGCTTCACCCCAATGGCGACGAGCACCGCGCCCATGGTCCGGTCGAACCAGTGACCCATGCGCGCAAAACCGGCGCGCACCCGTTGCTGGCTGAACAGCAGCGCCACCAGGCAGAACCAGGCGGCCGTCGCCACCGCCAGGTACACACCGTAACCGGCCTGGACAGCCAACGGCGTGTGTGGGTTGATCACCACGGTGAACAGCGACAGGAAAAACAGCGTCGCCTTGGGGTTCAGGCCATTGGTGACGAAGCCCGAGGTGAACGCGCCGCGAGGAGTACGTTCACCGGCCTCCTTGTGCAGGTTGTCCTCGGTGGGCTTGGCCGGTTGCGCCCGCAGTGCCTTGAAGCCGATGTACAGCAGGTACGCAGCGGCGGCCCATTTCAGCGCGTTGAACAGCACGATCGATTGCGACACGATCAGGCCGATACCCAACAGCGAATACCCGACATGCAGGAAAATCGCCGTGCCGACGCCCAGCGCCGTCCAGGTTCCGGCACGCCGGCCATGGGTCACGCTTTCGCGCACCACCACGGCAAAATCCGGCCCAGGGCTGGCAACGGCCAGCAGGTGGATCAGGGCGACGGTGAGGAATTCGGCGAGGTACATGGTGGAGCTCCTTGGCTAACGCAATCTCGAAACAAACATCAACTTTTTGGAAAGTGGGTATGTGGCGAGGGGATTTATCCCCGCTGGGCTGCAAAGCAGCCCTGATACTTGAATACTCGGTGTGTCAGGCAAAAATCATTTCCAGAGCTTTTGGGACTGCTTCGCAGTCCAGCGGAGATAAATCCCCTCGCCACAAGGTTCTTCATGATCCCGCCAATATCGCACAAGACCAAAGCTATAACCCATCTGGTAGGCTCGCCACATTACGCCTTCGATTCTTGAGATAAAAGGTACAGCTGATGACGAACACCGCCCGCGCAGTCTTCCTCGACCACCCTTCCCTGGACCTTGGCGACCTGGACTTGGGCCCGCTGCGCAACTGCTTCAGCGACCTGCAACTGTTCGCCCGGACCACGCCGGAGCAGGTCATCGAGCGGCTCAAGGGCGCCACCGTGGCGATCACCAACAAAATCGTGATCGATGCACAGGCCATGGCGGCCAGCCCCGAACTGAAGCTGATCCTGATCAGCGCCACTGGCACCAACAATGTCGACCTGGCCGCCGCCCGCAGCCATGGGATCACGGTGTGCAATTGCCAGGGTTACGGCACACCGTCGGTGGCCCAGCACACCATCATGCTGTTGCTGAACCTGGCGACGCGCCTGGCCGATTATCAAAAAGCGGTGGGTGAAGGTCGCTGGCAACAGGCTTCGCAGTTCTGCCTGCTGGACTATCCGATTGTCGAGCTGGCAGGCAAGACCCTGGGTTTGCTGGGCCATGGTGAATTGGGCAGCGCCGTCGGGCGGCTGGCCGAAGCCTTTGGCATGCGTGTGCTGCTGGGGCAGATCCCCGGGCGCCCGGCCCGCCCTGACCGCTTGCCGCTGGAGCAGTTGTTGCCGCAAGTCGATGCCTTGACCCTGCACTGCCCGCTCAACGAGCACACGCGGAACTTCATCGGCGCTCGCGAACTGGCGCAGCTCAAGCCCGGCGCATTCGTGGTCAACACCGCCCGTGGCGGCCTGATCGACGAACAGGCCCTGGCCGAAGCCCTGCGCAACGGTCACTTGGGGGGCGCCGCCACCGACGTGCTCAGCGTGGAGCCGCCGGCCCAAGGCAACCCGCTGCTGGCCGGCGATATTCCACGCTTGATCGTCACACCGCACAACGCCTGGGGCAGCCGCGAGGCGCGGCAACGGATCGTCGGGCAAATGAGCGAAAACGCCCTGGGCTTTTTCAGCGGTACAGCGCGGCGTGTCGTCAGTTGATAAACTGCCGCACTTTTTTTTACCCGCTTTATCAAGGAGCAGACCATGGATCCGCGCAGTGAAGTACTGCTTCGTCAGGCCGAGTTATTCCAGGGCTCGGTGTTGTTGGCCGGCCTGCCCGCCGACGATCTGCTCGGCCGTTTGCCAGAGGCCCATGGCTGGTGCTGGCATGCCGGCGATCAGGCGGCGCTGGACGCTCGCTTTCCCGAGCGCAGCCACTTTGGCGTGACCGTGCCCGAGCGTGGGTTCGACACAGCCGTGGTGTTCCTGCCCAAGGCCAAGGACCTGACCGACTACATCCTCAATGCCGTGGCGGCGCGCCTGGCCGGTCGCGAGGTGTACCTGGTGGGGGAAAAACGCAGCGGCATCGAAGGCGCGTCCAAGCAGCTCAACCCGTTCGGCAAGCCGCGCAAACTCGACAGTGCGCGGCATTGCCAACTGTGGCAAGTCACCGTCGCCAACGCACCCGAGGCCACGCCCCTGGAAAGCCTGGCCCAGACCTACGAATTGCCCCTGGCCGAAGGCCCGCTGAAGGTCATCAGCTTGCCGGGGGTGTTCAGCCACGGTCGCCTGGATCGCGGCAGTGCGCTGCTGTTGGAACACCTGGATAAACTGCCCAGCGGGCACTTGCTGGACTTCGGCTGCGGTGCCGGGGTGCTGGGGGCGGCGGTCAAGCGGCGCTACCCGCACAACACCGTCACCCTGTTGGACGTGGACGCATTCGCCGCCGCCAGCAGTCGCCTGACCCTGGCTGCCAACGGTCTGGAAGCCGAGGTGCTGACTGGTGATGGGATCGACGCCGCGCCGATGGGTTTGAGCGCGATTTTGAGCAACCCGCCATTCCATGTCGGCGTGCATACCGACTACCACGCAACGGAAAACCTGCTGCGAAAAGCGGCCAAACATCTGAAAAATGGTGGCGAACTGCGGCTGGTTGCCAATAGTTTCCTCAAGTACCAGCCACTGATCGAGGAGCATCTGGGCGTCTGCGCCATCAAGGCCGAAGGCCAGGGCTTTCGCATCTACCGCGCCAAACGCGGTTGAAATCTTTTAGGCAACAGCACTTGCCCAATCGGATTTGCCTAGGCAGAATCCGCTCCGTCCTAGGGGAGTAGTCTCCCGCGAGCGCCATGCTCGCCCGGCATACGTCAACATACTTGGTCAGCAGACCATGGCGTATGCGGCCCAAGCGTCCACGCAGATGGTCGCTGGGTTTGACAAGACCTATGACACGCACACCTTACCCGGGGCGGGAAGGCTGTACGTGTCATAGCCGTGTCGACCCGCCCCTTTAGGAATTCCTGATGCTGGACTCACTCCTCGTACCTACCGCTATCGTTGCGCTGGCCGAAATTGGCGACAAGACGCAATTGCTCGCACTTATCCTGGCCGCTCGCTTTCGCAAACCCTGGCCGATCATCGCCGGCATCATTGCCGCAACACTCGCCAACCATGCAGCCGCCGGGGCAGTAGGGGCCTGGGTCAGTGGATTTTTCTCCGATGCGGTGCTGCACTGGATACTGGCGGCAAGCTTCACCGCCACGGCGCTGTGGACCCTGGTCCCGGACAAACTGGACGATGAGG
This window encodes:
- a CDS encoding LysE family translocator — its product is MYLAEFLTVALIHLLAVASPGPDFAVVVRESVTHGRRAGTWTALGVGTAIFLHVGYSLLGIGLIVSQSIVLFNALKWAAAAYLLYIGFKALRAQPAKPTEDNLHKEAGERTPRGAFTSGFVTNGLNPKATLFFLSLFTVVINPHTPLAVQAGYGVYLAVATAAWFCLVALLFSQQRVRAGFARMGHWFDRTMGAVLVAIGVKLAFTEAH
- a CDS encoding class I SAM-dependent methyltransferase, with the protein product MDPRSEVLLRQAELFQGSVLLAGLPADDLLGRLPEAHGWCWHAGDQAALDARFPERSHFGVTVPERGFDTAVVFLPKAKDLTDYILNAVAARLAGREVYLVGEKRSGIEGASKQLNPFGKPRKLDSARHCQLWQVTVANAPEATPLESLAQTYELPLAEGPLKVISLPGVFSHGRLDRGSALLLEHLDKLPSGHLLDFGCGAGVLGAAVKRRYPHNTVTLLDVDAFAAASSRLTLAANGLEAEVLTGDGIDAAPMGLSAILSNPPFHVGVHTDYHATENLLRKAAKHLKNGGELRLVANSFLKYQPLIEEHLGVCAIKAEGQGFRIYRAKRG
- a CDS encoding 2-hydroxyacid dehydrogenase, which encodes MTNTARAVFLDHPSLDLGDLDLGPLRNCFSDLQLFARTTPEQVIERLKGATVAITNKIVIDAQAMAASPELKLILISATGTNNVDLAAARSHGITVCNCQGYGTPSVAQHTIMLLLNLATRLADYQKAVGEGRWQQASQFCLLDYPIVELAGKTLGLLGHGELGSAVGRLAEAFGMRVLLGQIPGRPARPDRLPLEQLLPQVDALTLHCPLNEHTRNFIGARELAQLKPGAFVVNTARGGLIDEQALAEALRNGHLGGAATDVLSVEPPAQGNPLLAGDIPRLIVTPHNAWGSREARQRIVGQMSENALGFFSGTARRVVS